A genomic segment from [Flavobacterium] thermophilum encodes:
- a CDS encoding Protein of uncharacterised function (DUF448), protein MAAQKKIPLRKCVVTGEMKPKREMVRIVRSKEGEVSIDPTGKKAGRGAYITLDPDCILQAKKKNILARHLKADIADSLYDELLALAKKEKQAGQ, encoded by the coding sequence ATGGCAGCGCAAAAGAAAATTCCGTTGCGCAAATGCGTCGTCACTGGAGAGATGAAGCCAAAGCGGGAAATGGTGCGCATCGTCCGCTCCAAAGAAGGAGAGGTGTCGATCGACCCGACCGGCAAAAAAGCGGGGCGGGGCGCGTATATTACCCTTGACCCGGATTGCATTTTACAGGCGAAAAAGAAAAACATTTTGGCCCGCCATTTAAAAGCCGACATCGCCGACTCGCTCTATGACGAGCTGCTTGCTTTGGCGAAAAAGGAGAAACAGGCAGGACAATGA
- a CDS encoding Ribosomal protein L30E: protein MKQNRWASLLGLAQRAGKVVSGEGLVVKEVQRGRARLVLLSEDASANTEKKVTDKCAFYGVPLCKVPDRYVLGGAIGKDARVVVAVTDEGFARQLQTMLDRSLWG, encoded by the coding sequence ATGAAACAGAACCGCTGGGCATCGCTGTTAGGGTTGGCGCAGCGGGCCGGAAAAGTCGTTTCCGGAGAGGGACTTGTCGTCAAGGAAGTGCAACGGGGCAGGGCGCGGCTCGTGTTGCTTTCGGAAGATGCGTCGGCCAACACGGAAAAAAAAGTGACGGATAAATGTGCGTTTTATGGCGTCCCGCTTTGCAAAGTGCCGGACCGGTATGTGCTGGGCGGCGCGATCGGCAAAGACGCCCGCGTCGTCGTCGCCGTCACCGACGAAGGGTTCGCGCGCCAATTGCAAACGATGCTCGACCGATCTTTATGGGGGTGA
- the infB gene encoding Translation initiation factor IF-2, which produces MSKMRVYEYAKKQNVPSKDVIHKLKEMNIEVNNHMAMLEADVVEKLDHQYRPKAEKKTETKNEKKAEKKTDKPKRPMPAKTADFSDEEIFDDVKEAAKPAKKKGAAKGKETKRTEVQQQEKKAFQAAKKKGKGPAKGKKQAAPAAKQVPQPAKKEKELPKKITFEGSLTVAELAKKLGREPSEIIKKLFMLGVMATINQDLDKDAIELICSDYGVEVEEKVTIDETNFEAIEIADAPEDLVERPPVVTIMGHVDHGKTTLLDAIRHSKVTEQEAGGITQHIGAYQVTVNDKKITFLDTPGHEAFTTMRARGAQVTDIVILVVAADDGVMPQTVEAINHAKAANVPIIVAINKMDKPEANPDRVMQELMEYNLVPEEWGGDTIFCKLSAKTKEGLDHLLEMILLVSEMEELKANPNRRAVGTVIEAKLDKGRGPVATLLVQAGTLKVGDPIVVGTTYGRVRAMVNDSGRRVKEAGPSMPVEITGLHDVPQAGDRFMVFEDEKKARQIGEARAQRQLQEQRSVKTRVSLDDLFEQIKQGEMKELNLIVKADVQGSVEALVAALQKIDVEGVRVKIIHAAVGAITESDISLATASNAIVIGFNVRPDANAKRAAESEKVDIRLHRIIYNVIEEIEAAMKGMLDPEYEEKVIGQAEVRQTFKVSKVGTIAGCYVTDGKITRDSKVRLIRQGIVVYEGEIDSLKRYKDDVREVAQGYECGLTIKNFNDIKEGDVIEAYVMQEVARA; this is translated from the coding sequence ATGTCAAAAATGCGTGTGTACGAATATGCGAAAAAACAGAACGTGCCAAGCAAGGACGTTATTCATAAATTGAAAGAAATGAACATTGAAGTAAACAATCATATGGCCATGCTCGAGGCCGATGTCGTCGAAAAGCTTGACCATCAATACCGCCCAAAGGCCGAAAAGAAAACCGAAACCAAAAATGAAAAGAAAGCGGAAAAGAAAACCGACAAGCCGAAGCGGCCGATGCCGGCGAAGACGGCCGATTTCTCGGATGAGGAAATTTTTGACGATGTAAAAGAAGCGGCCAAGCCGGCCAAGAAAAAAGGGGCGGCGAAAGGGAAAGAAACAAAACGAACGGAGGTGCAGCAGCAAGAAAAGAAAGCGTTCCAAGCGGCGAAGAAGAAAGGAAAAGGGCCGGCGAAAGGGAAAAAACAAGCGGCTCCGGCCGCGAAGCAGGTGCCGCAGCCGGCGAAAAAAGAAAAAGAGCTGCCGAAGAAAATTACGTTCGAGGGTTCGCTCACCGTGGCCGAGCTGGCGAAAAAATTGGGCCGCGAGCCGTCGGAAATTATTAAAAAGCTGTTTATGCTTGGCGTGATGGCGACGATCAACCAAGACTTGGACAAAGATGCGATCGAGCTCATCTGCTCCGACTACGGCGTTGAAGTGGAGGAAAAGGTGACCATTGACGAAACGAACTTTGAAGCGATTGAAATTGCCGATGCTCCGGAAGACCTGGTTGAACGGCCGCCGGTTGTCACGATCATGGGGCACGTCGACCATGGGAAAACGACGCTTCTTGATGCGATCCGCCATTCGAAAGTGACTGAGCAAGAAGCGGGCGGCATTACGCAGCACATCGGCGCTTACCAAGTCACCGTCAATGACAAAAAAATTACGTTCCTCGATACACCAGGCCATGAAGCGTTTACGACGATGCGGGCGCGCGGCGCGCAAGTGACCGATATCGTCATCCTTGTCGTCGCAGCCGATGACGGGGTCATGCCGCAGACGGTTGAGGCGATCAACCATGCCAAGGCGGCAAACGTGCCGATCATCGTCGCCATTAACAAAATGGATAAACCGGAAGCGAACCCGGACCGCGTCATGCAAGAGTTGATGGAGTACAACCTCGTTCCGGAAGAATGGGGCGGCGATACGATTTTCTGCAAGCTGTCAGCGAAAACGAAAGAGGGCCTCGATCATCTGTTGGAAATGATTTTGCTTGTCAGCGAGATGGAAGAATTAAAAGCCAATCCGAACCGGCGCGCGGTCGGAACGGTCATTGAAGCGAAGCTCGACAAAGGGCGCGGCCCGGTGGCGACGCTGCTCGTTCAAGCCGGCACGCTCAAAGTCGGCGATCCGATCGTCGTCGGCACGACGTACGGGCGTGTGCGGGCGATGGTCAATGACAGCGGGCGGCGCGTCAAGGAAGCGGGGCCGTCGATGCCGGTGGAAATTACCGGGCTGCACGACGTGCCGCAAGCCGGCGACCGTTTCATGGTGTTTGAGGATGAGAAAAAGGCGCGGCAAATCGGGGAAGCGCGGGCGCAGCGGCAGCTGCAGGAGCAGCGGAGCGTGAAAACGCGCGTCAGCCTCGACGATTTGTTCGAACAAATCAAGCAAGGCGAAATGAAAGAGCTGAACTTGATCGTCAAAGCCGATGTTCAAGGATCGGTTGAGGCGCTGGTTGCCGCCTTGCAAAAAATCGATGTCGAAGGCGTGCGGGTGAAAATCATCCATGCGGCGGTCGGCGCCATCACCGAATCGGATATTTCACTGGCGACGGCATCGAACGCTATCGTCATTGGCTTTAACGTCCGCCCGGATGCGAATGCGAAGCGCGCCGCTGAATCGGAAAAAGTCGACATCCGCCTCCATCGCATCATTTACAACGTCATTGAGGAAATTGAAGCGGCGATGAAAGGGATGCTCGACCCGGAATACGAAGAGAAAGTCATCGGCCAAGCGGAAGTGCGGCAAACGTTCAAAGTGTCCAAAGTTGGCACGATCGCCGGCTGCTATGTCACCGACGGCAAAATCACCCGCGACAGCAAAGTGCGCCTCATCCGCCAAGGCATCGTCGTGTACGAAGGCGAAATCGATTCGCTCAAACGGTATAAAGACGATGTGCGCGAAGTGGCGCAAGGATATGAGTGCGGCTTGACGATCAAAAACTTCAATGACATTAAAGAAGGGGACGTTATTGAAGCGTACGTCATGCAGGAAGTGGCTCGGGCATGA
- a CDS encoding Protein of uncharacterised function (DUF503), producing MIGFAACECLIYNARSLKDKRAVLQRVLTRIRQKYNVSVAELDYQDAWQRAKIGLVAIASSRMAAERELERALALIDSFPELERASTSFEWL from the coding sequence ATGATCGGCTTTGCCGCATGCGAATGTCTCATTTATAACGCCCGCTCGCTGAAGGACAAACGGGCCGTCCTGCAGCGGGTGCTGACAAGGATTCGGCAAAAGTACAACGTCTCTGTGGCTGAACTCGATTATCAAGACGCATGGCAGCGGGCGAAAATCGGCCTTGTCGCCATCGCGTCGAGCCGAATGGCGGCTGAGCGGGAACTCGAGCGGGCCTTGGCCTTGATCGATTCGTTCCCCGAGTTGGAGCGGGCGTCCACATCATTTGAGTGGTTGTAA
- the rbfA gene encoding Ribosome-binding factor A — translation MMNIRATRVGEQMKKELSDIIGRKLKDPRIGFVTVTDVRVTGDLQQAKVYISVLGDDEQRENTLKALEKAKGFIRSEIGQRIRLRKTPEILFEIDETMEYGSRIERLIREISDGDRRRPEEAEDGPNNG, via the coding sequence ATGATGAACATACGAGCAACTCGCGTTGGCGAGCAAATGAAAAAAGAGTTGAGCGACATTATCGGCCGCAAGCTGAAAGACCCGCGCATCGGTTTCGTCACCGTCACCGATGTGCGCGTCACCGGCGATTTGCAGCAAGCGAAAGTGTACATTAGCGTCTTAGGCGATGACGAGCAGCGGGAGAACACGCTGAAAGCACTGGAAAAGGCGAAAGGATTCATCCGTTCGGAAATCGGGCAGCGCATTCGCCTGCGCAAAACGCCGGAAATTTTGTTTGAGATCGATGAAACGATGGAATACGGCAGCCGCATTGAGCGGCTGATCCGCGAAATTTCCGACGGCGACCGCCGCCGGCCGGAAGAGGCGGAGGATGGTCCAAACAATGGATAG